In Streptomyces liangshanensis, the DNA window GCCGCGCTGGTCGAGGAGGAGCACCCGGAATTCCTGGAGCGCCCGGCCGAGCCAGGCCTGCCGGCCGGTGAACCGGCGGGCGCCGAAGCCGGGGCCGCCTTCCAGGTACACGAGCCAGGGCAGGTTCTCGCCGGTCTTCGCGCCGGCGACCACTTCGCGGGCGAAGAGCTCGATCCGCTCGCCCGACGGGTCGCCGTGGTCCAGCGGGACCGTGAAGCGGTGGTCGGTGAGGACAACTCCGGGCTGGGTGTAGCTGGTCACGGACGCTCCTGTTTCTCGGTCGCCCCCGCCGGGGCGCGCACGCCGGGACAGTACCGGGCCCCGGGCCGTGCGCGTACGGCCGGCCGCCGTCGCGCGTCCCGGCGGACCGGGTGGCCGGTCTTCAACCGCTGCCCGGTTGGTCGTACGGTGTGATCACCGGTTTCCCGACCAAGGTGGTCCGTATGTCCCTGTTCGACCTGCCGCTCGACGAGTTGCGCGACTATCGCAGCGCGTCCGCGGAGCCCGAGGACTTCGACGAGTTCTGGGCGAAGACCCTCACCGAGGCGCGCGGTCACACCCTCGACGCCCGTTTCGAACCCGTACCGACGGGGCTGACGACGCTCGACGTCTTCGATGTGACCTTCGCCGGTTTCGGCGGCCACCCGGTCAAGGGCTGGTTCGTGCTGCCTGCGGGGACGAGCGAGCCGCTGCCCGTCGTGGTGCAGTACCTCGGGTACGGCGGCGGCCGCGGCCTGCCGCACCTCCACCGGCTCTGGGCGTCGGCCGGTTTCGCGCACTTCGTGATGGACACCCGGGGCCAGGGCAGCGGCTGGAACGGCGGCGACACCCCCGACCCCGTGGGCAGCGCCTCCTCCTTCCCGGGCTTCCTCACCCGGGGGATCGAGGATCCCCACGACTTCTACTACCGGCGCGTCTTCACCGACGCCGTGCGGGCCGTGGAGGCGGCCCGCTCGCACCCGCTGGTGGACGCCTCGCGCACGGCGGTGGTGGGCAGCAGCCAGGGCGGCGGGATCTCGCTCGCGGTCGGCGGTCTGGTGCCGGACCTGGCGGCGGTGGCGCCGGACGTGCCGTTCCTCTGCGACTTCCCCCGGGCGACGACCTTCACCGACCGCGACCCGTACCGCGAGGTGGGCAACTACCTCAAGACGTACCGGGGCAGGACCGAACAGGTGGGCCGGACGCTCGCCTACTTCGACGGGGTCCACTTCGCGGCGCGCGGGCGCGCGCCGGCGCTGTTCTCGGTGGCGCTGGAGGACCGTACGTGCCCGCCGTCGACGGTCTTCGGTGCCTTCAACGTCTACGGGGGCGAGGACAGGACGATCGAGGTGTACGACTTCAACGACCACGAGGGCGGCGGCCCGTTCCAGGAGGCCGTCCAGCTGGACTGGCTGCCGCGGCGCCTGTCGGCCTGACG includes these proteins:
- a CDS encoding acetylxylan esterase, encoding MSLFDLPLDELRDYRSASAEPEDFDEFWAKTLTEARGHTLDARFEPVPTGLTTLDVFDVTFAGFGGHPVKGWFVLPAGTSEPLPVVVQYLGYGGGRGLPHLHRLWASAGFAHFVMDTRGQGSGWNGGDTPDPVGSASSFPGFLTRGIEDPHDFYYRRVFTDAVRAVEAARSHPLVDASRTAVVGSSQGGGISLAVGGLVPDLAAVAPDVPFLCDFPRATTFTDRDPYREVGNYLKTYRGRTEQVGRTLAYFDGVHFAARGRAPALFSVALEDRTCPPSTVFGAFNVYGGEDRTIEVYDFNDHEGGGPFQEAVQLDWLPRRLSA